Proteins encoded together in one Microcaecilia unicolor chromosome 3, aMicUni1.1, whole genome shotgun sequence window:
- the GIPC1 gene encoding PDZ domain-containing protein GIPC1, translated as MPLGLGRRKKAPPLVENEEAEPIRGNLAGADMGPFGLAAMQPGLPPPPPGLRPRLVFHTQLAQGSPTGRIEGFTNVKELYGKIAEVFKIPGSEVLFCTLNTHKVDMDKLLGGQIGLEDFIFAHVKGQKKEVEVYKSEDALGLTITDNGAGYAFIKRIKEGSIIDRIQLISVGDMIESINGQSLIGCRHYEVAKMLKDLPKGRVFVLKLIEPRKAFDKISQRSGGGKLGTSSQLGTGRGTLRLRSKGPATVEELPSEFEEKAIKKVDDLLENYMGIRDTELAATMVELGKDKKNPDELAEALDETLGDFAFPDEFVFDVWGAIGDAKSGRY; from the exons ATGCCACTTGGACTCGGTCGCCGGAAGAAAGCTCCTCCACTAGTGGAAAATGAGGAGGCGGAGCCCATCCGTGGCAATCTGGCCGGGGCAGACATGGGCCCATTTGGACTGGCTGCTATGCAGCCTggcctgcccccaccgccccctggTCTTCGGCCTCGGTTGGTCTTCCATACCCAGCTGGCTCAAGGGAGCCCAACAGGCAGGATCGAAGGGTTCACCAATGTGAAAGAACTATATGGAAAGATTGCTGAGGTTTTCAAGATCCCCGGCTCAGAG GTTTTGTTCTGCACACTGAACACCCACAAAGTTGACATGGACAAATTGCTGGGAGGTCAGATTGGGCTGGAGGACTTCATCTTTGCTCACGTCAAGGGGCAGAAGAAGGAGGTGGAGGTGTACAAGTCAGAGGATGCCCTGGGGCTCACCATCACAGACAATGGGGCTGGCTATGCCTTCATAAAG CGGATCAAGGAAGGCAGCATCATTGACCGGATCCAGCTTATTAGTGTGGGTGATATGATCGAATCCATCAATGGTCAAAGCCTTATTGGTTGCCGCCACTATGAGGTGGCCAAAATGCTGAAGGACTTACCCAAGGGGCGCGTCTTTGTGCTGAAGCTTATTGAGCCCAGAAAAGCATTTG ATAAGATCAGCCAGAGGTCTGGAGGAGGGAAACTGGGAACCAGTTCCCAGCTTGGTACTGGGAGAGGGACCTTGCGGCTGCGGTCGAAGGGACCTGCCACTGTGGAGGAGCTG CCATCGGAATTTGAGGAGAAAGCCATCAAAAAAGTGGATGACTTGTTGGAGAATTACATGGGGATCCGTGATACGGAGCTAG CTGCCACCATGGTGGAACTGGGAAAGGACAAGAAGAACCCTGATGAGCTTGCTGAAGCACTGGATGAGACACTGGGTGACTTTGCCTTTCCTGATGAGTTTGTCTTTGATGTCTGGGGTGCCATTGGGGATGCCAAGTCTGGCCGGTACTAA